In Mytilus trossulus isolate FHL-02 chromosome 6, PNRI_Mtr1.1.1.hap1, whole genome shotgun sequence, a single window of DNA contains:
- the LOC134722258 gene encoding uncharacterized protein K02A2.6-like: MKEYADIFEGTGKLQGKYHLELDNTANPVVHPPRKVPVAIKEKLKSELDRLTKLEIIKPVSTPTPWVSSLVTVVKPDKLRICIDPKHLNQQLKRSHYPLPTLDDLLPELSRAKVFSVVDAKNGFWHVELDEESSLLTTFNTPFGRYRWLRMPFGLSSAPEEYQRRQDQTVEGLPGVRSIVDDILIYGEGDTEEEAIDDHDRKFRALMERCRERNSKLNKEKFKLKLKEVRFIGHLVTSEGLKPDPENIRAVIDMPKPTDVSGVRRILGIVTYLSKFLPKLTDICEPLRKLTLKDSEFCWIENHDKALEEIKRLVTAEPVLKYYDPKLQLKVQSDSSQTGLGAAVMQEDRPVAYASRALTDTETRYAQIEKELLSVIFGLEKFHSYTYGRTVNVISDHKPLESIMKKPLHVAPKRLQRMLLRLQKYDKILQYRPGKEMYLADTLSRAYLKETSDSSNTTDEIESINMIDELPISEERISELQEHTRKDQQMQELKEVIQEGWPSNKWNVPSNVSIYFDIRDELTLQNGLLFKGERVIIPKSLRTVMIKKIHSSHIGIEGCLRRARESLYWPGMNAEVKDYIQRCETCRTFERKQQKETLISHEIPSRPWSKVGIDLMTFQSKNYLVTIDYYSNYWEVDYLEDTLALTVIRKLRAQFARHGIPDVCFTDNGPQFDCGEFRKFSRLWEFKHDTSSPLYAQSNGKVEQTVQTVKRLMKKSKFDKKDPYLAFLDFRNTPTEGFDNSPAEKLMNRKTRTLLPTKESLLKPKVITPNKVQTELTKQKQKQQFYYNQGTKDLPMLKNGDTVRIQPSNFNKEWKKGTIKQQVNIRSYEVDVGTRTIRRNRRQLKHTLEEDNNEPIEIERDNSDFEHGEINNQDNLENATEIENAKETPIMTRSGRVVKPPARFKDFVCD; the protein is encoded by the coding sequence ATGAAGGAATATGCAGACATATTTGAAGGGACTGGTAAATTGCAAGGAAAATATCATTTAGAATTGGACAATACTGCAAATCCTGTAGTACATCCGCCAAGAAAAGTACCTGTCGCTATTAAAGAGAAGCTTAAATCCGAATTGGATAGACTGACAAAGTTAGAAATTATAAAACCAGTTTCAACGCCAACTCCGTGGGTTTCAAGTTTGGTTACTGTCGTAAAACCAGACAAACTTCGGATATGCATTGATCCGAAGCATTTGAACCAGCAGTTGAAAAGAAGTCATTATCCGCTACCAACTCTCGATGATTTACTACCAGAACTGAGTAGAGCGAAGGTTTTTAGTGTCGTTGATGCTAAGAATGGATTTTGGCACGTAGAATTGGACGAAGAAAGCTCGTTGTTGACAACATTCAACACACCGTTCGGACGCTACAGATGGTTGCGAATGCCGTTCGGTTTATCTTCTGCACCAGAAGAATATCAAAGAAGGCAAGACCAAACAGTTGAAGGTTTGCCAGGTGTACGAAGCATAGTAGATGATATTCTTATCTATGGCGAAGGCGATACAGAAGAAGAAGCCATTGATGACCACGATAGGAAATTTCGGGCTTTAATGGAACGTTGTCGGGAAAGAAACTCAAAACTTAACAAAGAAAAGTTTAAGTTAAAATTGAAGGAAGTTCGATTTATAGGACATTTAGTAACCAGCGAAGGTTTGAAGCCGGATCCAGAAAATATTCGAGCCGTAATTGATATGCCGAAACCGACAGATGTTTCCGGAGTAAGAAGAATTCTTGGAATTGTAACATATCTAAGTAAGTTCTTACCAAAACTTACCGACATTTGCGAGCCACTTCGAAAGCTAACTTTGAAGGACTCCGAATTTTGTTGGATTGAAAATCATGATAAAGCACTTGAAGAAATCAAAAGGCTAGTGACTGCTGAgccagttttaaaatattatgatcCTAAACTACAGCTAAAAGTTCAAAGCGATTCTTCACAAACTGGACTTGGTGCTGCAGTTATGCAAGAAGACAGACCAGTTGCATATGCGAGTAGAGCTCTCACTGATACCGAAACAAGGTATGCTCAGATAGAGAAGGAACTATTATCAGTCATTTTCGGACTTGAAAAATTTCACTCGTATACATATGGTAGAACAGTAAATGTAATATCTGATCATAAACCTCTCGAATCAATCATGAAAAAGCCACTTCATGTTGCACCAAAGCGTTTACAACGTATGCTTTTACGTTTACAAAAGTACGACAAAATCCTGCAATACAGACCAGGAAAGGAGATGTACTTAGCCGATACTTTAAGTAGAGCGTACTTAAAAGAGACTTCAGATTCAAGTAACACAACAGACGAAATCGAAAGTATCAACATGATAGATGAGTTGCCGATATCTGAAGAGCGAATTTCTGAACTTCAAGAACATACTAGGAAGGATCAACAAATGCAAGAACTGAAAGAAGTTATTCAGGAAGGATGGCCGAGTAACAAATGGAATGTACCATCGAATGTATCAATATATTTCGACATTCGAGATGAACTGACATTACAAAATGGTCTATTATTCAAAGGAGAGAGAGTTATTATTCCTAAATCTCTAAGAACTGTTATGATTAAAAAGATTCATTCATCACATATAGGAATAGAAGGTTGCTTACGTAGAGCACGTGAAAGTCTTTATTGGCCGGGAATGAACGCCGAAGTAAAAGATTATATACAGAGATGCGAAACATGTCGAACATTCGAACGTAAACAACAGAAAGAGACACTTATATCACACGAAATACCAAGTCGTCCATGGTCAAAAGTAGGAATCGATCTAATGACATTTCAAAGTAAGAACTATCTAGTGACAATAGATTATTATTCTAACTACTGGGAAGTCGATTATCTTGAAGATACTCTTGCGCTAACAGTAATCAGAAAACTCAGAGCTCAGTTTGCAAGGCACGGTATACCCGATGTGTGTTTTACAGACAACGGTCCACAATTTGACTGTGGAGAGTTTAGAAAATTTAGCAGACTTTGGGAATTTAAACATGACACTTCTTCTCCATTGTATGCTCAAAGCAATGGAAAAGTGGAACAAACAGTACAAACAGTAAAAAGGTTAATGAAGaaatcaaaatttgacaaaaaggaTCCATATTTAGCATTTCTCGATTTTAGAAATACACCAACCGAGGGTTTTGACAATAGTCCAGCTGAAAAACTTATGAACAGAAAGACTAGAACACTTTTACCAACGAAAGAAAGTCTTCTGAAACCGAAAGTGATTACTCCGAATAAAGTACAAACagaattaacaaaacaaaaacagaagcAACAATTCTATTACAATCAAGGAACAAAAGATTTACCGATGTTAAAGAATGGAGATACCGTAAGAATACAACCGTCAAACTTCAACAAAGAGTGGAAGAAAGGAACTATCAAACAACAGGTCAACATCAGATCGTACGAAGTTGATGTTGGAACGCGAACCATACGTAGAAATCGTCGTCAACTTAAACACACACTAGAAGAAGATAACAATGAACCTATAGAAATTGAAAGAGACAATTCCGACtttgaacatggagaaataaacaATCAAGACAATCTTGAAAATGCGACAGAAATCGAAAATGCGAAAGAAACACCGATTATGACACGATCAGGAAGAGTTGTAAAACCACCAGCACGATTTAAGGATTTTGTGTGTGATTAG